In Styela clava chromosome 14, kaStyClav1.hap1.2, whole genome shotgun sequence, the following are encoded in one genomic region:
- the LOC120340417 gene encoding uncharacterized protein LOC120340417, with the protein MEFVKIIFFISLICASLAKIKVPAGACVSKIVNGKLVQVGDCEKNDGSDIARLIKKSRDEKEKAENKCGFTYKAKCYRAVVYAAWNVTFNVAELICKSINGKLANIYDLKHCQLLLPYVRSLIPAGYIFTYIHIWTGMEYKNKQLLLSNGTLITIATEVWYPSTPVSDVSRTNVAILVDKDPEDIVQGMSNNQPWFTTNGAICEI; encoded by the exons ATGGAATTCgtcaaaataattttcttcatCTCTCTCATCTGTGCCTCTCTTGCAAAGATAAAAGTACCCG CTGGAGCCTGCGTTTCCAAAATCGTGAATGGGAAACTCGTTCAAGTTGGAGATTGCGAG aaaaaCGATGGATCCG ATATCGCCAGACTGATCAAGAAGAGTCgtgatgaaaaagaaaaagctgaaa ATAAGTGTGGCTTCACATACAAAGCAAAATGCTACCGAGCAGTTGTGTATGCTGCATGGAACGTCACCTTCAACGTGGCCGAACTAATCTGCAAATCGATAAACGGCAAACTCGCAAATATTTACGACCTCAAGCATTGCCAGCTGCTGCTCCCTTATGTACGTTCACTGATTCCTGCTGGTTACATATTTACATATATTCACATCTGGACTGGGATGGAGTATAAG AACAAGCAGCTTTTGCTGTCCAATGGAACCCTAATCACTATAGCAACTGAAGTGTGGTATCCTAGTACTCCGGTATCTGATGTATCGCGCACAAACGTTGCTATTCTTGTCGATAAAGATCCAGAGGATATAGTACAGGGAATGTCCAATAATCAACCATGGTTTACAACCAACGGTGCcatctgtgaaatataa
- the LOC120327895 gene encoding putative sodium-dependent transporter YocR, whose protein sequence is MAIESAAIFPTAQKPTKTFKSSFGIILTCLGSAVGTGNIWRYPRIVANNTGEKGALAFLLVWILFLFTWSIPVLLIEYGTGRFSKSASILSFKKLGGKYTMWCGAFIGFVTMCIAAYYAVICGWCLYHVFYYIANPLPETIDASKTVFNAFTNQTLWPVFLQAIVIILGGFSVFAGVRSIEPVMLAMVPVLLLLMISSFVYSLTLPNAWLGIRHLFSMDWSVFASPRTWIEAMTQNAWDTGAAGGTLLVYASYMGREHGVVRYATSIPTINNFMSLLMAITIFSTVFSVQVSVHPDYTVPTVLETFQYNGPANTGLTFIWIPILYSNLTAGRAFVVIFFFCLFIAGFSSQIAMIETAAHQLEDLKVPRKIGVPCLSVFLIFLGLGSSLNINFLVNQDYVWGSAILISGGMFVFLMMRFGVSKFREEVVNGYGDGSDWKLPKIWDFMIYVIIPLELLFLFIWWIISSVQDEKNPWYLVTGESMMGAVLQWSVTILILVAINLLYVRYAPTFLHKSRHVLQNEDDLDYGATAQIGEVISTENASAGEINSGLELAEFGNPEPLHANQNNRKQPLMELNPTVAYTPQSLHGTY, encoded by the exons ACCGCTCAGAAACCAACGAAGACATTCAAATCATCATTTGGAATTATACTAACATGTCTTGGGTCTGCAGTCGGCACTGGGAATATCTGGAGATACCCTCGTATCGTTGCCAACAATACTGGTGAAAAAG GAGCTCTTGCGTTTCTTCTTGTTTGgattttatttcttttcacTTGGTCCATCCCGGTTCTATTAATTGAGTATGGGACTGGCAGATTCAGCAAGTCGGCGTCTATCCTCTCGTTCAAAAAACTTGGCGGAAAATATACGATGTGGTGCGGAGCTTTCATTGGATTTGTAACTATGTGCATTGC GGCGTATTATGCAGTTATATGTGGCTGGTGTCTCTACCATGTGTTTTATTATATTGCTAATCCTTTACCTGAGACTATTGATGCAAGCAAAACAGTGTTCAATGCTTTCACTAACCAGACATTGTGGCCGGTATTTCTTCAAGCTATTGTTATCATTCTTGGAGGATTTTCTGTTTTTGCAG GTGTTCGTTCTATTGAACCAGTGATGTTGGCAATGGTTCCTGTATTATTACTCCTTATGATAAGTTCCTTCGTTTACTCACTGACTCTACCAAATGCTTGGCTTGGAATTAGGCATCTCTTCTCCATGGATTGGT CTGTGTTTGCAAGCCCAAGAACATGGATTGAGGCAATGACTCAGAATGCATGGGATACCGGTGCAGCAGGGGGAACACTCCTAGTTTATGCTTCATATATGGGAAGGGAACATGGAGTGGTTAG aTACGCTACCTCAATACCTACAATTAATAACTTTATGAGCCTTCTGATGGCAATCACTATATTTTCAACAGTTTTTTCAGTTCAG GTTTCTGTACATCCCGACTACACAGTTCCCACAGTATTAGAAACTTTCCAATACAACGGGCCGGCGAATACTGGCCTCACATTTATATG GATTCCAATTCTGTATTCTAACCTGACAGCAGGTCGAGCGTTCGTTGTTATCTTCTTTTTCTGTTTATTCATCGCTGGTTTTTCATCTCAAATTGCAATGATAGAAACAGCAGCTCACCAGCTGGAAGATTTAAAAG TTCCACGTAAAATCGGTGTACCATGTCTCTCTGTTTTTCTAATATTTCTCGGGCTTGGGAGCTCATTGAATATCAACTTTCTGGTAAACCAAGACTATGTTTGGGGATCGGCCATCTTGATTAGTGGCGGAATGTTTGTTTTCCTTATGATGAG atTTGGCGTCTCGAAATTCCGAGAAGAGGTCGTCAACGGTTACGGCGATGGCTCAGATTGGAAATTACCAAAGATCTGGGATTTCATGATTTACGTTATTATTCCACTCGAATTGCTGTTTCTTTTTATATGGTGGATAATCTCTTCGGTCCAAGATGAGAAGAACCCTTGGTATTTGGTGACAGGGGAAAGCATGATGGGTGCAGTATTGCAG tggtCCGTAACAATTCTGATACTCGTTGCGATCAATCTTCTCTATGTTCGTTACGCTCCAACGTTTCTACATAAATCACGCCATGTCCTTCAAAATGAGGATGACCTTGACTATGGAGCGACTGCTCAGATTGGAGAAGTAATTAGTACGGAGAATGCTTCCGCAG GAGAAATTAACAGTGGATTAGAATTGGCCGAGTTTGGAAATCCAGAACCCTTGCACGCAAATCAAAACAACCGAAAGCAGCCTCTTATGGAGCTAAATCCAACAGTTGCATATACACCCCAGTCCTTACATGGGACGTATTAA